TCACTGCCAATATGTTGATTATAAAGTTGCACGACTTAGTTCTGTTTAGGTGCTCCTGTCGATCTATAATGGTTTATAATGGTTGGTAGGGCCAATATCTTTGCAAATTTTGGATACAGAGGCGTACAATTATCGTAGCGTGGCTTGTTTGTTAGCAGTACTGTACTATCGTACCGTGGCTTGTTTGCAGCTCATAGCTGGACCCTgctttagggcccctttgaatcgtaggaatgaaaaaacagagaaataggaaaaacacaggattctgacaagAATAtaattgtaaaacagaggattgcaaaacacaggaatggccgtttgattggaccacaggaaaaacacaggaattagatgagagagatagacacagaggaaatgttccaagaggttagacctcttgctaattttcctccaaaatgtgcataggattacccattccataggaattttaaaggattggataggattcaatcctttatttcaaatgccttcataggattttttccCTATagattgaaatcctctaaaatttctacatttttcctacaaatcaaaggggcccttaatcCTGGTTTTAATCCTGCAGACCCAACGGCCTTTACtagagtaaaaaaagaaaaaaaaatactagtaagTAATACACGCTACAACACAAATATTAAGAGCAATTAGCAAAGCAAGCTAGAGCTGCGCCACCCTGCATTGCATATTTGAATATTTCTGGAATAAAGCCGCAGTGTCATGCGCATCCATTCCCCATAAGGCCAAAAATCCATAATGATCCAAGAGTTCCAGAAGTGAGTGAACCCTCTATTCAAGACGCATATCATCAATCAATAACTCCCCTAACCCCAccgtttttcttatttttttaattatttttgggCTATCTCATTGTTTTACACGTGGCTGCTACTTCTCCTGCTCCTCGCGCGCGCAGGGGCAACCGCCCATAAGAGGTGCGCCGGTTAATTCAAATTTGGGCGCTGTGGTGGTGTGCATACGTGCCGGTTGGGGTGGAGGGCTGCTCCCGGTGAGAGGGCTGGGCATTTTTGTAAAAAACTCCTCGTTTTTGCACGGAATATCGTACACGTCCTCGGACCGCCTGACATCCCGTTGTATTTCTTGCGTATAACCCCTCGTCTTCTAGGAAAATACAAtgcgaagaagagaaaattccgCTTCTAGGGGTAGCTCTGTAAACATAAAAACCATAGGGGGTTTTCTACAAAACGTCCTACACTAACCCCCCAATCCCGAAACCCTTCCCccattctctccctctcctcccctcccacctctcctctctcggcGCGGGTTCCGGCCAGAGCTGCCGccggagggcggtggcggcggcagcggcggctacTGACGGTGGCAGAGGCGGCTCAAGGCGGTGGCTGCGCGGAGGGTGGAGCCAGCGGCggcttccctccctcctcccagatCCGGTGTAGGCGGAGGTggatggtggaggcggcgcgtgCCGCGTagggtggacgcggcggcggctccgccgggaggggggagggcggtggcggtggcggccctcCCCTCTGGATCTGGCGAGGCGGCTACGCCCTCGGCtgtatccgccgccgccgctgtcggaTCTGGCGACCGGAAAagacggcgcggcggaggaagaTGACCGCGATAGGCGCTGGCGACGGAGCGGCGGAGGCCGACAGGTGCGGCACCATCTTCGCCTTCATCGCCTGCCGCCCTTGCACGGGACGTCACGTGTGCGTCGGCGTCGGTGAgcccctcccccttctccttctcctcgcgGATCCAGTGGTCTCTGTCCTCGGGAACGGCctggcgggagcgggagcgccGGCAGCGCGCGGATctggccgcctccgccctcgggagcggcggcggcgggcttagGCGGGCGGGAGCGAGCGGCCACGGCTGCGGCAGctacgacaacgacgacggcgatggtggcTGCGACGACGGCAATGACGCTGACGGCAGCTGCGACGAAAATGACGATTGTCTCCTCCAACCCCGGCACCGGGCCGGCCGTCGGCGACGATTTCACCTGTCTCGACCATTCCGCCGCCCCCAAAAGTATCCTCCCCCACTTGCGAGATGACGAGGGACTGGCTCAGCATCGAGCCCTCCACGAGTGTGCAGCGCATCAGATTTAGGCTGCCTTCTTTCAAAGGAGATTGGGGAGATTGtcactcgttttccgcgcgcacgcttcccaaactattaaacggtgtattttttgtaaaaaatttctatatgaaagttgctttaaaaattcatattagtccattttgaaatttaaaatagttaatactcaattaatcatgcgctaatggcttcgttttacgtatcttcctaatcttctcaatcccctcaccCTTTGCCTTAGACCATGTGTGTGTGTGCCCGCGCGCATTTCTTGGTAGCGTTTGTGATGCTGTTTCTTGGCTATGCTGGATTACATCCCCACCGTGTTCGACAATTTCAGTGCTAATGTTTCAGTGGATGGGAACATCATCAACTTGGGATTATGGGGCACTGCTGGTAAAACTGATTCTTCCATTGTTCTACTCTCTTCTactgagattttatttttcctttttactcaTGCAACTGTCCAATCTCTGAACATCGTGTGTTCTTTTGTTTGATTCATCCAGGACAAGAGGATTACAGCAGGCTGAGGATTCTGAGCTACAGAGGAGCGGATATATTTGTGCTAGCATTCTCACTGATCAGCAGAGCGAGCCATGAGAATGTTCTCAAGGAGGTAGGTACCAGTACTCCATTTAGTTCAGTTTGGACTCAAAATGTCTGAATATCTGACAGCATGAGGATACTGACCACAGATACTGTACCAAAAACTTTACCTTTCCCTTCTCTGGTGGCGACGTTGGgtcaggtggcggcgtcggagCCGGCGCCGGTGTCCCCCCCCCCTTCTCCCTCCGCTCGAGGCGGTGTCGGGCGGGTGGCGCGTAGAACTGATGCCACCGGGGGAATCCTTAGCTCCCACTTGATGTTTCTCATGAGGTATGCTTCAATTCTGTTGCAGGAACTCGAATTCGATCTATGGCCGCGTTGGGGCGATGGCGGGGCTGATTTTATTGGGATTTTCCTGGTGGATGGGTGCAGGATGGAGTAAGACCGCAGGTTAACCATTTTCTCACTGGACGGGCGTCTGTTCCAGGTCGAGTATGCCATTGAGGTCATCAAGGCGAGTTTTCTGCCCTTCCTTGtgtttttatttattgtatCTGAGTGAGCTGGTGCTTTTAATCAAATCTAGACCGGGGTGAAGCTGAGATATTAGATTGTGTGATAATTGGGGGTTCCTCTCTTGGGAGAGGTTGAGATGTTTGATTCTGTGATAACTAGGGGTTTCCAAGGGAGAGGTTCTAGATTTGGCGGATGAGTTGGCTTTAAATTTCAAATAGggtgttgaattttttttaggatggaCTGAATTGTTAGGTGCATGTACTCTGATTTTTTGGTGCCAAAATCTCAACTGTAGTTCTATAAATTTTGGATGGTGTTCGTCAGGAGTTCTTTTTTCATGGTTATCGAGTGGGCTACGTCTTTAGTGCTATTCTGTTTCATGTTTCATTTGTGACTTGTTACATGTAAGTGGTGCTAATGTTGCTGATCCTACTGTAGTTTAGTTGGGGTCAACTGCGATCATGTTCTCCACATATAATTGATGACCCCTTAGATCATAATGTTGGAGGTATATGTTAGGTTCTACATCCTTCTCTTTCTAGATAAGTATTATTGCAGGTGTCTAGGTGGAAAATAAAGTTTGAGAAAAAATAATGATCAAGAGTCCTCCataacatatatagatatagatccATGAAACATTATGATTTGTGCAAAATTATCAAACTACTGTGTATCATGATTTCATTAACTCTGGTAGTTCAGTTCATTGATGCACATTGATACTTGATAGCTTGGATATGCTGTATAATGAACACTGGATGGTGAATTGACCAGGAAAGTGCAAAATCTTGTGCttaattttcttcatttttgtaGGCTATCTCAAAAGGAAGGCAAAGCATAGAAGCACAGAACATTGTTCGAGTGAGTGCATATCTATTCCTTCGTTAGTATGTACAGCAGGAAAATTATGAAATCTTGGTTCTTCAAACTGAGTTCTTGGATTACCTCTTGCAACTTTACTTGGCCAATATACGCCTCAAGAATGCAGCAACTGATGTAGTTATTACTGTATATGAGCCACTGTTGATAAAGTAAGCCCAGTAGATCACTAATTACGATAAAGGTGATGGATTAATATTTACCTTCGTTATTCACATCTGTTATTTCTTTTCAGATGGTCTTATGGAAGCAACACTATCTCATGCTCGTTCACCTAAACAGCTTAAGGTTATTACATTGATTTTGGCATTGGCTGCACCAGTTGTGTCATATGCTGGTTTGGTTATTTGCATGGTTGATGTTGTAATTGGGAGTATTGTACGCATTGATAGATACATATATTGAGCTTGCAACCTCCAAGAGGGTTCTCTGTTTTAAGATATGCTGTTTTTGTGATAGGACTAAAAATACTTTGTAACTTAACTGCTAATAGATTTTATAAGGCACCATAtcaattaatttaaatcaacCAAACTGATGTGTACCTTAAATTTGCAGGAACCCTGGTGGCCTACCAAATTGGCTTGGCAATGTAGTAGTCTCTGTTGCCATTGCTATTGTCATATGTTTTACCTGTGTGTATCTTCTTTCTTACGTTCATATATCAGGTAAACCATGACACACTATATATATCATCATGCTTTGCTTCCCTTTGCAGTTACATCAATTTCTGTGATAATGTTTATTCGAAATCTCAAAAGTTTCTGCATCAGATTGTTACACCTGTCCTGTCCACGAGATTGCATCCATCCAGAAGGGAATGAAAAGAGCATCAAGGCATTTTTGGCAAATTATTGATTTTGTTCTTGAGCGTGGCATTTACcaatccattatatatatattggttttATTACGGTACAAAGAAATCAAGTTCATGTTACTCGGTGCATTGTTCATACAGATGTATAAAAATGTTGGTGTGATGTGGCAATTTGAGCAATATTGGACCTTGCTTCTTATGGCATTCCAGTTGGCTGATGATTGCACTTACATGTTGATGGCATCCTTATATGTGTAGTTATGTGGCAAAGCTTGTTTAACTGACTATTGTCTTTGTAACAAACAACCAATTATTCTTACTATTGTTACTAAAAATGTATACTCTCTCCCTTTGTGATGCTAACTGAATCACATACTTGATTATATACTGGTATTTCTCATTTATCTATGTACATTTagttactcacaacttgaagcCGCGCTTATTCATCTAGTACCTTCATCAGTAGCCCACCTATTCCTGTTCCGCGAGGGCACAACAAATAGCTTCCAGACGCTTATCAAGTATCGCTACTCACATTGACAAATTAAGCTCAACTTTTTAGGTATAGATCAGCTTACAACATGTTCTTACAGAGCCAGCCTATTTTATTGGTCACTGATCTGACCTGCGGACAGCTTAACAATCACATGTTTACATGACAAATGCACAACCTTTTGTTCCTATGAATGCTTAATCCTGTAACAATCTACCGCCTAACAGACATTTTTCTGACTAACTCAGCTCCTTCACCTGCGAAAACAAGAATGCTACTCACTTAATATTTGAACAATACAGCAAAAGGTGACCGCATTGTTATGTCAGGAAGGCAGTGATACAGGAAGAAATACATCAAATTTACCTCACCGAGTATCAACAGGTTCAACAGGTGGGTAAACACTCTAGTCACTCTTCGATGCACCCTGCCGAGGATCATTTCCTGAGGCAGCGGCTGGGAAGTCGGAGAGGCGAAAGCTAACAAGAGCTGGTCCAAGAGCACCGATTTTCCCTGCGCCTGCAAATGCTGCCTCAGCATCCATGCGCCTCTTGAAGATCACCTGAGCGCAGTTAGCATTGTTTGCAGTCTCTGCCTTGGCTTCATTGACGGGTCCATATTGGCTAAAGATTTTGATAAGGTCACTGCGTGACGGAACAGCACCTGGCCTGCTGAAGTGCAGCACTAGTCCagcaaatgaggaactttccgTTTCTTCAGAACTTACTTTAGTTCCATTTGCAACAGTCAGTTGTGTTTCTGCATTCGGTTGCTTGTTCTCTGAACCTTCAACAGTTGGTCCCTCTACATTTCCCAGTGATGATGATTTCATGGCAGGTTTTTTAACATGTTCCTTCTTTCTTGTTCTGTTCACAcccttatctttcttttttctgagaCTAGACAGTGGTTCCTCCACATTAATCAGAATGTCAGCCCAATAATCATCCTGCATATGATCAGCCAAGGGCTGTTCCAAAGGAGTGGGCTCAGTGCTGGCAGCTTTCTCAGGAATATCCTCATCAACATCAGAAAATGAAGCACAGGATCCAGTGTTAGTTGCCTTCCCATATATCTCCTTCTCAACATCAGACCTAGAAGCATACGAGTACTTCCTGAAATCAGTAAAGAAGTTCATGCCTGCACTGGAaaatctctcctttttcttaaGATTAAATACTGCTAGGGAGAGCTGTGACAGCATTTCAGAACAAGACAGCGAATTTTCTGTCAAGGTATCAGTCTTGCCCTTTTTCACCTTCAGAGAATGTGCAGACTTGTCTGGAGCATTTACTTGTCTTTCTTTAGTGCTACGAGAATTCTTCTGAGATACTGCGCCATTAGCTTTGCGAACGGGTCGTGTCTGTGACATTTGTCCAGCAGCTTTGTGCATCAATTCTCCAACCTTTGTAGTGCTCTTGCGGGAGACAGGCTGTGGCTGGGAAGACAAATCCCCCAATGTGTcaagtttctttcttttcctagTCTTCATTGTATCCTCCAAATCACGATCAGGATCCTCAAGTTTCTCAGTTGATGCATCCATAGAACGCTTGCCTCGAGCCTTGCTTTTACTACCAGAAGAAGGATTAGGCACATCTGTCACTGCCATAAGTTCAGaaagtttcttcttcttcctaccCTGCTCTGAGATTCGCGCTTCCGAAGCTACCGAGGTTTCACCACGCGTTGACCTCTTGCCAGAAGAAACAGAAACATTGGCATTGCCATCTTCAAGTCCGTCCCCATCCCCTGTGGTTTTATACTTCTTGCGTGCAGAGCCAGCTCTACGCCCCACCTTATTCTCCTTGAGCAAAGCAGTATTCTTCTCTTCCACCTTTAAGGATTCAGCACCACTATCCTTTCCCCTGCCTTTCAAGGCTACCGGGGTGCCTCCCTTCATGCGTGTCGATCTTGTTCTGCGTGCTGATTTGCTCTCACTCAAGGTTTCATCCACAGCCTTCTTGGACAGTTTTTTGCTTGCACCAACTGTTTCAAGCCCATCTGCATCTTTTGAGgtgtttttgttcttctttgcTGATCTGTTCTTGTTCTTTGACTTCTCTGTTTTAATCGATGTATCATCAGTTGCCCCTTTCCTTGGCACAGAACCTTTGTCATCCATATCAAGCCCATCTGCATCTTTTGAGgtgtttttgttcttctttgcTGCATTGTTCTGGTTCTTTGACTTCTTTGTTTTACTCGATGCATCATCTGTTGCCCCTTTACTTGGCACAGAACCTTCGCCATCCATATCAAGCCCATCTGCATCTTTTGAGGTGTTTTTATTCTTATTTACTGCACTGTTCTGGTTCTTTGACTTCTTTATTTGTCTTGATGTATCAACTGTTGCCCCTTTACTTGGCACAGAACCTTTGTCATCCATATCAAGCCCATCTGCATCTTTTGAGGTGTTTCTGTTCTTCTTTGCTGCACAGTTCTGGTTCTTCGACTTCTTTGTTTTACTTAATGTATCTTCTGTTGCCCCTATACTTGGCACAGAACCTTCCTCATCCATAATCTCCTTCTTTCCAGCCTCCGGCAAAACCTTTTTCTTGCGTGATGAACTCTCACCACGCCTTGGCTTCTTCTCCATGTCCATCACATCATCCCCACCACTTTTATCCATCCTTTTCCTCTTGGTGTGTGGGATCGCCACAGAAACATCCTCAATCCCCTCAAAGGTCACAAACTCAGGGAGGTGCCTACTACCCCTTGAGCAATTGAATGCCCTAAGCTGTGCTTTGGCAGTTGTAAGTTCGAGACGGTCGGCACCAGCCAGTGGATTCATTCCCAGAGCTAAGATGTAGTCAAGAAATGGTCTACCATGATATGCACCCCTCATGTACGCACCATCTACAACGGCACCATAAGCCCCTTCACGGATGCCAGAATTCTCAATCTCTTGCCTCTTGCCAATGCTACTACCAAAGCAGGTGCATGAGAGGCCTACCTCTACACGACGACCAACCTCTTGCAGTGCAGCATCCACAGCGGATACAAAACCAGACATGGTGCTCTGGCTGGCCAGGCGCGTGAAGTTGCTGCAGAATGGCAGAAGTGCGGAGGCATCGCTCCAAGCGAAGGTCTTGTCCCAGAAATAGGCGACAAGGGGAGCGCCTGCCCTGGTATGCTTCAGTGCAAGCTCAGAAGCATCTGCAGCATCAAACACCTGGCCCGGCCACCATGGGTGACTCCGCACCTTGCCCCAGACAAGCTCTGGCGGTGCAAAATCATGGTCTCCCTCGTCCTGAAAAGTGCAGTCATAGCGCGCGCTTCCATggttcccctcttcctcctcctgcggTGGCGGTGATGGTTGGTTCTTGGGGCGGCCAGAGCGAGGGCTTTTGAGAAGCTGAAACAACCCACAATTAATTAGATTCTAATTAAAAATTGTATATCTTAATTCGATCCATGCGATTGGTTAAACAAAAGAATGGCAACTTGGTTAAAAATTTAGAAGCTAGAACTTTTTTAACCCAAATTATATACAAAAAATTAATTAGACATGATACTATTGTCTAAATTATACAAATTGTGGTAATACACTAAATCTTCACCATCCATAATTAGTACAAACATGAGTATAACAATATTTTGAAGTATAATACTTAAAATTACATCAGTGCATACACTTTGTTTAGCATACAACAAACTAAGCAGAATACACTGAAGTATAAATCTAGCTTTGCCATGAGTTATTATCATGTACAGACAACAAAATTACCTACATAAAAGCTCTGTTAGGTGTCTTAATCTAGCTTAATATTTCCTCTAGCAATACCCAAATCACTTACAAGTCACCAGCCATATTATGTCATATAGCAGCCACACATCACCACCATGGGAAGGAGCCACACTTGACCTTGTCCAAATATCAACAGCCAACAGTACAAGCATGTATGCGCAACCATTTCTATACAACGATAAGATTGCAGGACGAGCAGAAACAAGTagtagaggaggaagaacctgCGCCACTACATATCCATTCCTACCCTCTTCATCTCTGCCCCCCTACAAGTATGATTCCTAGAATCCAAATCAACAGCAAATCACTATCACTAACTCAAATGTAGCCTAATCACTCTCCTcgtagcagaaaaaaaaagagagagagatgaaacaCTAGATAGATTGAAATTAGGGTTCCAAAACCCCCCACATCGAAGCACACACAAGGCCTTTGCTCAAATTTCACAGCTCAATACCTGAGAAAGCTCACAAAGGGTAGCACTAGCACAGAATTCGAACCGGAGAGAAGAGCATAGGCACCTACCTCACCGCCGGCAGCGGGTCGGCGCCGACCACCGCGCTCGCCAGTTACGGCGGCTTGCTTGGAGCGCCTACGGCCGGAGCTCTCCGTTGGTGTTTCCCCACCCGACGATGCGCTGCGGGTTCGGGCTGCGCGGCGCGCAGAGGGGGTGCGAACGGCGTCAGTACCCATGGCCTttgcagcggcagcagcagagtTTTTAGGGTAGGGATTTGGGGGAAGAAGCAGCCATTAGCAGGAGCAGGATGTGGGAGATTTGGGGGAACCGCCTGCTCCCGAGagccgagcagcagcaggacgGTTTTGTCTGTCTCCCGGGCGAAAGCCGAGCTCCGgtgagaaggcggcggcggcggcgggtggggatGACGTCGACGGCGGATGCTCGAGGTCGGGGAGAGAGGGGCGTGCTGTGGATGGGGATTGACCGCGGAGGGACAGCTATACCTTCCCATCAGTGGGCTTATTGGGCTGTTCTTCAATGGCTTTTAGCCCAtcacaattttcttttttcactcTTAGGTCCTGTTTGGCACAATTCCACGTCACAGTTACATAATAGATTATTTGAAGGTTGTATGTTAAATTATAAATGTTTAAGAATTTTAGATTtcatttaaaataaaaacaaaatagttTATTCATATGTTAAATTATAAATGTTTAAGATTTTCAGGTTctatgtgatgtgatgtgtCATGTGTAAAATACCCACTTTAAAAGATCTTGGATCTGAAGCTATACCAAAGAAATCATTTTAGTTGTTTATTGTCTCAGTGAAAAACTATGGTAATTTCAATATGTTTAGAAAATCTTTTGTGCCAATAGGTTAGGGCAAGGCCAATGCTTATGGTTCCATCAGccatatatgtgggacccgcTATAGTAAGCATTAGTTATGTCCATATCCACAATGGCTGTGCCTATGGGAGAAAATAAGCTGGGTCCCAATGGGTCCCACCGAAGGATAAAAAAGATCACTTCTTATCCTCCTGTGAAACTCTTTGCACAATGAAAATTCCCCAAAAGTACTAGCGTGAACAGCACATCAAAAAGTATTTTATTCTATGTTAGAGTTTGGATATATTGCATGTACATGTGATAATACTCCCGTATGGCTGAGGATAGAGTTTGTTGTGTTAGTTAGATAAGATAGGATCAATCTATGTAATTTAGCTGTACACAACAAACTCTCACCGAAGCTATTTATCTCTTGTAATCCTGTCGCCCGGTTGTGGCATTATTATCAACACGTAACCTCCTCACCGTAGGAGTTCCTCGCTTCCACATGTATCAGAGCCGCCCGCTAGATTAAATTAGCTCGTCTCTGTGTTTTTGCAATGGCGAGTTCTTCCTTAGCGGCGTCGATCTCCAACCCATTGTTCGGGATCCAAATCTCGGAGAAACTCACCAAGCAAAACCATTCCCTCTGGTCTGCACAAATCCTCACCACCCTACGGGGTGCACAGCTAGAAGGGCACATCACCGGCACAGCTGAAGCTCCGGCGGCCGAGTGTGAGAAAGAAGATGGCGACAAGAAGGTCAAGACCACCATCTCCAATCCAGAATACATCAAGTGGTTCGTCCAGGACCAACAGGTGCTGGggttcctcttctcctccttatCACGGGAGGTCCTGTAGCAAGTGGCTGGCGCGAAGACGGCGGCCCAAGCATGGAGCATGATCAATGACATGTTCACCTTCAAGTCCAAAGCTGGCGCCATCAACGTTCTCCTTTCACCGACGACAACTCAGAAGGGACCCATGTCCATCTCTGAGTACATCACCAAGATGCGATCTCTCGGCGACGAGATGGCGGGTGCAGGGAAGCCTCTTGACGATGAAGAGCTGATAGCGTACATCATCAATGGCCTCGACTCCAACTTCGATGCAGCAGTTGAAGGATTGATGGCAACGGCAAGAATCGCACCCCTTTCAATTTCTCATGTGTATTCTCAACTCTTGAGTTATGAAAACAGGATTCGGATTTGTCAAGCCTACCTCACCACGTCGGCGAACGCTGCAAATCGCGGTGGTCGTGGTGGCCGCGGTGGAAATCGTGGCGGGCGCAGCAACGCACctcgcggcggccgtggtggtggccgcggGAACACAGGTGGTGCCAACCCTGGGCGAGGGCGTGGCAATGATACTCGCTCGGTGTGCCAAGTCTGTCACAAAAGAGGTCACGTTGCAAGTGATTGTTGGCATCGCTACGATGAGAACTACGTCCCCGACGAGAAGCTGGGTGGTGCGGCCACATATGCCTATGGTGTCGACACCAACTGGTATGTTGACACTGGGGCAACAGATCACATCACAGGGCAGCTGGACAAGCTGACCACAAGGGAGAAGTACAAAGGAACAGATCTGATCCACACGGCCAGTGGCGAAGGTATGAATATTAAACACATTGGTCATACCATTGTTCCTACCCCTAGTCGTCCTTTACATCTCAAAAACATACTTCATGTCCCACAAGCATCGAAAAATCTAGTCTATGTTCATAGACTTGTTGCAGATAATTATGCTTTTCTTGAAATTcatggaaaatatttttttgattaAGGACAAGGCCACGAGGAGGACAATTCTTGAAGGACCATGCCGGCGGGGTCTCTACCCTCTTCCTATCGGCACACCCTTGAGACAAGCCTTCGCTGCTGTGCCATCGTTTGAACGGTGGCATGGTCGTCTTGGTCATTCCTCCAAACCAGTCGTTCTTAGAATTCTTAGTCAAAATAAATTACCATGTCTTAGTAATTCAGTCAATTAGTCTATGTGTGATGCCTGTCAACATGCAAAATGTCATCAGTTGCCTATTCCTAGATCATCTAGTGTTTCAAATAATCCTTTGGAACTTATTCATTCCGATGTATGGGGACCTGCTTCTACTTCTGTAGGGGCAAAGAAATATTATGTCAGTTTTATTGATGATTACAGCAAATTTATTTGGATCTATTTCCTTAAGCACAAATCTAAGGTTTTCCAGAAATTTCATGAGTTTCAAAAACTTGTTGAAAGACAATTTGATAGGAAAACTCTTGCTATGCAAACCGATTGGTGAGGTGAATATGTCAAGTTAAACACCTTCTTTAATGAGATAGGCATATCACATCATGTGTCTTGTCCTCATACACATCAACAAAATGGAGCTGTTGAGCGCAAACATCGTCACATAGTAGAGGTTGGTTTAGCTCTCCTAGCCCATGCTTCTATGCCACTTAAATTCTGGGATGAAGCATTTCTAGCAGCTTGCTATCTCATAAATCGCCTTCCTAGTAAAGTTATAAATTTTGATACTCCTCTTGAGCGATTGTTTAAGCAAGCTCCTGACTATAAATCCCTCAGAACCTTTGGTTGTGCCTGTTGGCCAAATCTCCGTCCCTATAACTCTCATAAACTCCAATTTCGATCCAGGCaatgtgtgttccttggttTTAGTAATCTCCACAAGGGGTTCAAGTGCTTAGATGTGTCTACCGGCAGGGTGTATGTTTCTCGTGATGTCACGTTCGATGAACAAGTTTTCCCTTTTGCAACACTTCATCCAAATGCCGGCGCCCGTCTTAGAGCTGAAATCTCCTTGCTTCCTTCTAATCTCATGAATAACACCACATTGGATCAAGGGGGAGAGGAACAGTATGATCAAATGTTTAATATTCATGTACCAAACACTACTGATGATGCTTGTATAGCTGCAGAAATTGATGACAGGGGCAATGCAGAAATCCACAATGGAAATGGTGATCAGGCGAGTGCTGCTGGTACGCACAGCCGGGTGCACGGAGCGCCGGCAGTTTCGGCGGGAGAATCCCCTTCGGCAACAGTGCACGATGGGACAGTAAGCTCGGGATCTGGAATCCaggggga
The nucleotide sequence above comes from Oryza glaberrima chromosome 11, OglaRS2, whole genome shotgun sequence. Encoded proteins:
- the LOC127754884 gene encoding PWWP domain-containing protein 3-like — translated: MGTDAVRTPSARRAARTRSASSGGETPTESSGRRRSKQAAVTGERGGRRRPAAGGELLKSPRSGRPKNQPSPPPQEEEEGNHGSARYDCTFQDEGDHDFAPPELVWGKVRSHPWWPGQVFDAADASELALKHTRAGAPLVAYFWDKTFAWSDASALLPFCSNFTRLASQSTMSGFVSAVDAALQEVGRRVEVGLSCTCFGSSIGKRQEIENSGIREGAYGAVVDGAYMRGAYHGRPFLDYILALGMNPLAGADRLELTTAKAQLRAFNCSRGSRHLPEFVTFEGIEDVSVAIPHTKRKRMDKSGGDDVMDMEKKPRRGESSSRKKKVLPEAGKKEIMDEEGSVPSIGATEDTLSKTKKSKNQNCAAKKNRNTSKDADGLDMDDKGSVPSKGATVDTSRQIKKSKNQNSAVNKNKNTSKDADGLDMDGEGSVPSKGATDDASSKTKKSKNQNNAAKKNKNTSKDADGLDMDDKGSVPRKGATDDTSIKTEKSKNKNRSAKKNKNTSKDADGLETVGASKKLSKKAVDETLSESKSARRTRSTRMKGGTPVALKGRGKDSGAESLKVEEKNTALLKENKVGRRAGSARKKYKTTGDGDGLEDGNANVSVSSGKRSTRGETSVASEARISEQGRKKKKLSELMAVTDVPNPSSGSKSKARGKRSMDASTEKLEDPDRDLEDTMKTRKRKKLDTLGDLSSQPQPVSRKSTTKVGELMHKAAGQMSQTRPVRKANGAVSQKNSRSTKERQVNAPDKSAHSLKVKKGKTDTLTENSLSCSEMLSQLSLAVFNLKKKERFSSAGMNFFTDFRKYSYASRSDVEKEIYGKATNTGSCASFSDVDEDIPEKAASTEPTPLEQPLADHMQDDYWADILINVEEPLSSLRKKKDKGVNRTRKKEHVKKPAMKSSSLGNVEGPTVEGSENKQPNAETQLTVANGTKVSSEETESSSFAGLVLHFSRPGAVPSRSDLIKIFSQYGPVNEAKAETANNANCAQVIFKRRMDAEAAFAGAGKIGALGPALVSFRLSDFPAAASGNDPRQGASKSD